One Neodiprion pinetum isolate iyNeoPine1 chromosome 1, iyNeoPine1.2, whole genome shotgun sequence genomic window carries:
- the LOC124222342 gene encoding protein N-lysine methyltransferase METTL21D-like isoform X1 translates to MDKEDDVFTREFELESRNVTLTLYQKEVGDVSCVVWDASLVLAKYLDVLCSENRLGKNWLVGKKVLELGAGLGCVGMTAACLGAEVVLTDLANVLPALNKNIEMNKDLWKQSGGSARAEELDWSKHAEIDFKPEIILLADCVYYTESIEPLLDTLERLCGARNDTYALLSQEERDTPNQKPVWSQFVEAIKKRFKITPVMLSEQHPTYSSHDIRVLKLTLPSKDKKETQ, encoded by the exons ATGGACAAAGAGGACGACGTTTTTACACGCGAGTTTGAACTGGAAAGTCGAAACGTTACGTTGACATTGTATCAAAAAGAAGTTGGCGACGTTAGTTGTGTCGTGTGGGATGCTTCGTTAGTTTTGGCAAAATATCTTGACGTATTATGCAGTGAAAACAGACTAGGAAAAAATTGGCTTGTTGGTAAGAAAGTACTTGAATTAGGCGCGGGTCTTGGCTGCGTTGGAATGACCGCTGCATGTCTTGG GGCTGAAGTTGTTCTCACAGACCTTGCCAATGTACTGCCAGCGCTGAATaagaatattgaaatgaaCAAAGATCTGTGGAAACAGTCTGGTGGATCTGCTCGAGCTGAAGAACTTGATTGGAGTAAACATGCTGAAATAGATTTTAAGCCTGAAATCATCTTACTGGCAGATTGCGTGTATTACACAGAG TCAATAGAACCACTTCTTGATACGCTAGAGAGACTATGTGGAGCTAGAAATGACACGTACGCATTACTCTCACAGGAAGAGAGAGACACACCAAATCAGAAACCAGTTTGGAGCCAATTTGTTGAAGCGATTAAGAAGAggtttaaaattactccagtAATGTTGTCAGAACAACACCCCACCTACTCTAGTCATGACATACGTGTGCTTAAACTGACGCTACCGTCAAAggacaaaaaagaaactcaGTAA
- the LOC124222342 gene encoding protein N-lysine methyltransferase METTL21D-like isoform X2 translates to MTLAEVVLTDLANVLPALNKNIEMNKDLWKQSGGSARAEELDWSKHAEIDFKPEIILLADCVYYTESIEPLLDTLERLCGARNDTYALLSQEERDTPNQKPVWSQFVEAIKKRFKITPVMLSEQHPTYSSHDIRVLKLTLPSKDKKETQ, encoded by the exons ATGACATT GGCTGAAGTTGTTCTCACAGACCTTGCCAATGTACTGCCAGCGCTGAATaagaatattgaaatgaaCAAAGATCTGTGGAAACAGTCTGGTGGATCTGCTCGAGCTGAAGAACTTGATTGGAGTAAACATGCTGAAATAGATTTTAAGCCTGAAATCATCTTACTGGCAGATTGCGTGTATTACACAGAG TCAATAGAACCACTTCTTGATACGCTAGAGAGACTATGTGGAGCTAGAAATGACACGTACGCATTACTCTCACAGGAAGAGAGAGACACACCAAATCAGAAACCAGTTTGGAGCCAATTTGTTGAAGCGATTAAGAAGAggtttaaaattactccagtAATGTTGTCAGAACAACACCCCACCTACTCTAGTCATGACATACGTGTGCTTAAACTGACGCTACCGTCAAAggacaaaaaagaaactcaGTAA
- the rod gene encoding kinetochore-associated protein 1: MDYNTILSKFKLQPTVCLAKVFKSLLSVISLIIFTEVANLVNVKRYVFVETLSGLLNKTMALWNKISSGFDTEDETVNFGVSRTVAESFDSVYETTTLATIEADSEVLENPKVIASIQNSTLCVVVDKSITVFNSTTSQGMRVCIGFDTIITSFCLSKDLSFLFVTSTDGTLYCLNLEADGRLVFFRHVIQDHHKPDEVILNIFLEDSFNDVPDLLLVTSKGHIYRLSGFTEEVMDSVLDVDDVAQLEELTLTVQCSPLFRENNPQEVIFSKIGALDEKQSIVMIRNNLLSIWPSGHSCSLNALPYKYVKVQCFKHTRLLLCLRTDGAINVVCSSTLLAKKVWDGRASDIEIMEDQPDCPIRILILLVAESGSATTFMQLVSFPGFEVKFNLEVPTMTYLVSLDTSSMDEIVFLEGASKTSPVIDTIKVKVVEDKLPEFRMQRLLKRGQYHEAESFAKRFHLSLNAIHCAKATVLSQQLYSVTDYSERTNVLNALFNTLDKIENVEDIFKYCHNTITSDIEHAKQLISYAQHRLMKDAAEKKSDVLIATYLFTLNSTLLRIETYEMIHQTRENTMTYNEDIGSWAQFFKADLFNMCKSYLMNSELKVAALIWVRHCSTLAEFMTTEVVRDMLEIIPDGLVQRDLWPWLLHFVPSVLSVFPDGLSEIVTWGYKRAKLFEKYDPNNWPRNGLNFCKSFIKLLNLDESQSFSLLHQQYTTEHSPLQHLTDIIQALTDLMELKKNHRLIVKIEAYMGEPIEVAHLLLSKVYPQEVGHFVESFLHQYMLNHSLKNDYVLILYIQKTLKSTKEWWYWQEAPWEQKIASVVACIHNVETRLQQVVDILKKASVPWSPTILALVDASSSIKHSLVSTIRNERNSVALKVILKKYGYQHIGVTDILPQYMVKQNRDGWLEDLYEVTKNNHSFKTRAFSFCVNFFLNKGDLMQMMYVLNNLPCDDAAYCCNQVINYISICLRFQEMNNSADYYAEVISSVQDKLRNIPISTLNFDRFMREDILITASELKSICLLRKEFGLVVTLTEYQTEREIILKNYLEQLCNDNKTLSGWTMYKRAGRIADLLRLPRISAICFLLEISRNIEVLKFYIEAVKEVGSFPANECHYVKKLCQIFIFDLKIEELGIIHHLKHMSTSALDNCTIGELSGILLSTVWSNMSSNLTSNPNIDGTEMRNEVADKLKWRLYKIYTDSAMCSNEMILPFFVEAFQLYSSYKWQHTGPIVMVETDCSDRLISLVNKVKAIPKERYNLFLLQILNTLISHCSSITTVKEEIVVAVKPVRDNCLRTLLHRIISARTLDLQSGLSCLYMFSEQESLKWLTSACQTYQTDYSRLRAVADLGYEYCRLSKNDMHINYFTHFRVRHYWERKLHDYGIHHKEIFTSDTKGKQYILERLMRSEIPGFVNLLKEFCADFEFDFDECYILYLDVLLKHWNPKVKVVESNGENELRINEDDITTLQKNCKQVAAMIEDKLAMKNHLATLWPKINFYHYEVFLLIMELLGDNNEQLLNHLCFLQNYFRYGLPTQIECEEWAQLCSENNSLPTIAKWRFPFLPKIDQWKLITPELNLSTYKKWLEVATVLNLQVYVICSVAIKGSVSQVWGLKDESKTRNSSEWVVHLKNPALLEDIKKCIRHMEDQHALYYGMAALYYVVNHTPPGADQAAAAQECYAHAQKWAQASAQSDEAMIEKIKFKYLQLTAKHILYTHGLGSSDYLQLVLSPERLVRRLYMDQSIVLRCRGATENRPDVNSAVNALGKLFSLNIIQLRLELLEEWLQPSDSGSKLDDSITYNIAAITSQTEDNIVNDDNLLRACYLLEWGDKVMSANYLINIGFDMTNDASFRPGIQFRALSVLLSITDSATVQDLTKRDLRSIKLYMKSLQYISKLERLGLTFSMHGFESSPKLELVQMLFRSHAHLPEALVLILQMCLDFGIKDYTLWDGALSAMAKMCMIRELEKILPKLSTVSYTIGCKGYTKAWEVIIWEPFRKTDTVLSSKQFDECVTSICLLHSCPVANKLNLEPIIKVCFETNHPELAAAVLPFLNKNDVDFVVKTISSSCDVFKVTDNLRALLEKGILTVSHSVRILEKLVQSDVTKNE; the protein is encoded by the exons ATGGACTATAATACTATCTTGTCGAAATTCAAACTTCAACCAACGGTCTGCTTGgcaaaagtttttaaaagtttACTTTCAGTGATTTCATTGATAATATTTACTGAAGTGGCCAATTTAGTGAATGTGAAAAGATATGTTTTCGTAGAAACCCTGTCAGGGTTACTGAATAAAACTATGGCTCTGTGGAACAAGATATCCTCAGGATTTGATACTGAAGATGAAACTGTCAATTTTGGAGTCAGCCGAACCGTGGCAGAGAGCTTTGATTCTGTTTACGAAACAACTACCCTTGCCACTATCGAAGCAGACAGCGAG GTCCTCGAGAACCCAAAGGTTATTGCATCTATACAGAACTCTACACTATGCGTAGTGGTAGATAAGTCGATTACTGTATTTAATAGTACTACAAGCCAAGGAATGAGAGTGTGTATTGGGTTTGATACTATAATAACATCTTTTTGTCTCTCGAAGGACTTGTCCTTTTTGTTCGTCACTTCAACTGACGGAACTCTGTATTGTTTGAATCTGGAAGCTGATGGGCGATTGGTTTTCTTCAG GCATGTTATTCAGGATCACCACAAGCCAGATGAAGTTATATTGAACATTTTCTTGGAAGACAGTTTCAACGATGTCCCAGATTTATTACTCGTTACTTCAAAAGGACACATTTACAG attATCAGGATTCACTGAGGAAGTTATGGATTCCGTGCTTGATGTGGATGATGTTGCACAGCTTGAAGAACTTACACTGACCGTTCAGTGTTCTCCATTGTTCAGAGAAAACAATCCTCAAGAA gtCATATTTAGCAAAATTGGTGCTTTGGATGAAAAACAATCTATAGTTATGATTCGTAACAATCTGTTATCCATTTGGCCAAGCGGGCATTCTTGTTCATTGAATGCTTTACCCTACAAATATGTCAAAGTACAATGTTTTAAACATACTAG ATTATTACTATGTCTACGTACAGACGGAGCTATAAATGTTGTTTGTTCTTCAACGCTTCTTGCAAAAAAAGTTTGGGATGGACGTGCTTCAGACATAGAAATTATGGAAGACCAGCCCGATTGCCCGATTCGAATTCTTATTCTCTTAGTGGCAGAATCAGGTAGTGCAACTACATTTATGCAGCTTGTTTCGTTTCCTG GTTTTGAAGTTAAATTCAATCTTGAAGTTCCAACAATGACCTATTTGGTCAGCTTGGATACCAGTTCTATGGATGAAATAGTATTTTTAGAAGGAGCCAGCAAGACTTCACCAGTTATCGATACCATTAAAGTAAAAGTAGTGGAAGATAAATTGCCGGAATTTCGAATGCAGAGATTATTGAAGCGTGGCCAATATCATGAGGCTGAAAGTTTTGCCAAGAGGTTTCACCTGAGTTTGAATGCAATTCACTGTGCTAAGGCCACTGTACTTTCACAGCAGTTATATTCTGTTACAGACTACAGTGAGAGGACAAACGTATTGAATGCATTGTTCAATACTcttgataaaattgaaaacgttgaagatatttttaaatattgtcaTAACACCATCACTTCTGACATTGAACATGCCAAGCAGCTGATCTCGTATGCACAACATCGTTTGATGAAAGATGCAGCAGAG aaaaaaagtgATGTTCTGATAGCCACATACCTGTTTACCCTGAACAGTACCTTACTCAGAATTGAAACTTATGAAATGATTCATCAAACTAGGGAAAATACTATGACGTATAACGAGGATATTGGCAGTTGGGCCCAGTTTTTTAAAGCAGATTTATTTAATATGTGTAAAAGTTATCTCATGAAT AGTGAATTGAAAGTTGCAGCTCTGATATGGGTACGACATTGCTCCACTTTAGCGGAATTTATGACCACAGAAGTCGTTAGAGACATGTTGGAGATTATTCCAGATGGACTGGTCCAGCGTGACTTATGGCCATGGCTGCTTCACTTTGTGCCTTCCGTTCTATCCGTTTTTCCCGATGGTTTGTCAGAAATAGTTACATGGGGATACAAACGGgcgaaattatttgaaaaatatgatccAAATAACTGGCCAAGGAATGGACTCAATTTCTGCAAAAGCTTTATAAAGCTGCTTAATCTTGATGAATCTCAatcattttcacttttacaTCAACAATACACGACTGAACATTCACCATTACAACATCTAACTGATATTATTCAAGCATTGACCGATTTGATGGAACTCAAAAAGAATCACAG ATTGATTGTAAAAATCGAAGCATATATGGGAGAGCCCATAGAAGTAGCACATTTGCTGTTAAGCAAAGTATATCCCCAAGAAGTTGGTCATTTTGTTGAAAGCTTTCTACATCAATACATGCTTAATCATTCGTTAAAGAATGATTATGTATTGATACTCTATATTCAG AAAACACTGAAATCCACAAAGGAATGGTGGTATTGGCAAGAAGCCCCATGGGAACAAAAGATAGCTAGTGTTGTTGCTTGTATACACAATGTAGAG ACCCGATTGCAACAAGTTGTGGATATATTGAAGAAAGCGTCTGTACCATGGAGTCCTACAATATTGGCGTTAGTTGATGCTAGCAGCTCCATTAAGCATTCCTTGGTTTCTACTATAAGAAATGAACGAAATTCAGTTGCGTTAAAAGTGATATTAAAGAAATATGGCTATCAACACATAGGTGTCACAGAT ATATTGCCCCAATATATGGTAAAACAAAACCGTGATGGATGGCTTGAAGATTTGTATGaagtgacaaaaaataatcattcgtTCAAGACTAGAGCTTTTTCCTTCTGCGTCAATTTCTTTCTGAACAAAGG tgaCCTGATGCAAATGATGTATGTACTGAATAATCTGCCTTGTGATGATGCAGCATATTGTTGCAACcaagttataaattacataaGCATTTGTCTAAGATTCCAG gaaATGAACAATAGTGCTGATTATTATGCAGAAGTAATATCCTCAGTCCAAGACAAGTTGAGAAATATTCCAATATCCACACTAAATTTTGATAGATTCATGCGTGAGGATATATTGATCACTGCATCTGAATTAAAATCTATATGTCTTCTGCGTAAAGAATTTGGATTGGTTGTAACCTTAACAGAATATCAGACTGAACGTGAAATCATTCTAAAAAACTACCTCGAACAGTTGTGCAATG ATAATAAAACATTATCTGGATGGACCATGTATAAGAGAGCTGGGAGGATAGCGGATCTTTTACGATTGCCACGAATTTCAGCGATATGTTTTTTACTTGAGATTAGCCGCAATATAGAAGTACTCAAGTTTTACATCGA AGCAGTGAAAGAGGTTGGTTCCTTCCCAGCTAACGAATGTCATTACGTGAAGAAATTATgccaaatttttatatttgatttgaaaatcgaaGAGTTGGGAATAATACACCATCTGAAACACATGTCCACATCCGCTTTAGACAATTGTACAATTG GAGAACTGTCAGGGATTTTACTATCAACGGTCTGGAGTAATATGAGTTCCAACTTAACTAGCAATCCAAACATTGATGGAAcagaaatgagaaatgaaGTAGCTGATAAACTGAAGTGGAGATTATACAAAATCTATACAGACTCTGCAATGTGTTCTAACGAAATGATTTTACCGTTCTTCGTGGAAGCGTTTCAACTTTATTCATCCT ATAAATGGCAGCATACAGGCCCCATTGTTATGGTTGAG acaGATTGCTCAGATAGACTCATTAGTCTAGTAAACAAAGTAAAAGCTATCCCAAAGGAACGTTACAACCTCTTTTTACTTCAGATTTTAAATACTTTAATATCCCATTGCTCTTCCATAACCACtgtaaaagaagaaattgtCGTTGCTGTTAAACCAGTTCGAGACAACTGCTTGCGAACATTACTGCACAGAATAATCAGTGCTCGTACATTGGATCTGCAGTCGGGTTTGTCTTGTCTTTACATGTTTTCCGAGCAAGAGTCTCTCAAATGGCTAACATCAGCTTGCCAAAC ATACCAAACAGATTATTCACGACTACGTGCAGTAGCAGATCTTGGTTATGAATATTGTCGCTTGTCAAAAAATGACATGCATATAAATTACTTCACACACTTTCGAGTGCGTCATTATTGGGAACGAAAACTACATGATTATGGTATTCATCATAAAG AAATATTTACCAGTGATACAAAGGGCAAGCAATATATTTTGGAACGACTTATGCGCTCTGAGATACCGGGATTTGTCAATTTACTCAAGGAGTTCTgcgctgattttgaattcgaCTTTGATGAATGTTACATCTTGTATCTTGATGTGTTGTTGAAGCACTGGAATCCTAAAGTAAAAGTGGTAGAATCGAACGGCGAAAACG AATTAAGAATCAACGAGGATGACATTACTACGCTTCAAAAGAACTGCAAGCAAGTTGCTGCTATGATAGAAGACAAATTGGCCATGAAGAATCATCTTGCAACTTTATGGCCGAAG attaatttttatcactatGAAGTGTTTCTTCTAATCATGGAATTACTTGGGGACAATAACGAACAGCTATTAAATCACCTTTGTTTCTTACAAAACTATTTTCGATATGG CCTCCCAACACAGATAGAATGTGAAGAATGGGCCCAGCTGTGCTCAGAGAATAATTCTCTGCCAACAATAGCAAAATGGAGATTTCCTTTCCTGCCAAAAATTGACCAGTGGAAATTAATAA cACCAGAATTGAATTTATCGACTTACAAAAAATGGCTAGAAGTAGCCACAGTATTGAACTTGCAAGTTTATGTAATTTGTTCAGTGGCTATAAAAGGAAGTGTATCACAAGTCTGGGGCTTGAAAGATGAGTCAAAAACAAGAAATTCCAGTGAATGGGTGGTCCATTTAAAGAATCCTGCCCTGCTCGAAGATATTAAAAAGTGTATTCGACATATGGAAGATCAGCATGCTCTTTATTATGGCATGGCTGCTCTTTACTATGTCGTTAATCATACCCCACCAGGGGCAGATCAAGCAGCAGCTGCCCAAGAGTGTTATGCTCATGCTCAGAAGTGGGCTCAAGCATCAGCACAGTCCGACGAAGCAATGATAGAG aaaatcaaatttaaatatctaCAACTTACCGCTAAACAcattttatatacacatggATTAGGTAGTAGCGATTATCTGCAACTGGTCCTTTCTCCAGAGCGACTTGTTCGTAGGCTATACATGGATCAAAGTATAGTACTAAGATGTCGGGGAGCTACTGAGAACAGACCTGATGTTAATTCTGCTGTGAATGCacttggaaaacttttttccctcaACATCATACAACTTCGATTAGAATTACTTGAGGAATGGTTACAACCTAGCGACAGTGGTTCGAAATTGGATGACAGCATCACTTATAACATTGCTGCTATAACGTCTCAAACCGAAGACAATATCGTCAATGACGATAATCTGCTGAG GGCATGCTATCTGCTTGAATGGGGAGATAAAGTGATGTCTGCAAATTACTTGATCAACATTGGGTTTGATATGACAAACGATGCTTCCTTTAGACCCGGAATTCAATTCCGAGCTCTAAGTGTGCTCTTGTCCATTACTGATTCGGCAACAGTACAAGACCTCACTAAACGAGACTTGCGAAGTATCAa ACTGTACATGAAATCACTGCAATATATAAGTAAATTGGAAAGACTAGGACTTACATTCAGTATGCATGGATTTGAAAGTTCTCCAAAACTGGAACTGGTGCAAATGTTGTTTAGAAGTCATGCACATTTGCCAGAGGCACTCGTTCTCATTTTGCAAATGTGCTTGGATTTTGGAATAAAAGATTATACTTTGTGGGATGGGGCATTAAGTGCTATGGCAAAAATGTGTATG ATCAGAGaactagaaaaaattttgccaaaaCTATCAACTGTAAGCTACACGATAGGCTGTAAGGGCTATACTAAGGCTTGGGAAGTAATAATTTGGGAACCATTCAGGAAAACAGATACTGTTCTTTCTTCAAAGCAGTTTGACGAATGTGTGACATCAATTTGTCTCTTGCACTCGTGTCCTGTAGCAAACAAATTAAATCTTGAGCCGATCATAAAAGTCTGTTTTGAGACAAATCATCCTGAACTTGCTGCTGCAGTTTTACCATTTCTGAATAAGAATGATGTGGATTTCGTTGTAAAG ACAATAAGCTCATCCTGTGATGTGTTTAAAGTTACAGACAACCTCCGTGCTCTTCTAGAAAAGGGAATTCTCACGGTTTCACAT TCGGTGCGTATATTGGAAAAATTGGTACAATCGGACGTAACGAAAAATGAGTGA
- the LOC124217940 gene encoding uncharacterized protein has protein sequence MAEVSQDLTSLRVGFIGGGNMASAIGAGLIRRGVLKADNVWVSGRTTRTLGFWSDLGAHATLKNGEVVENTDVIFLAMKPQMLDDALAGIAKTITKCPPSKLYVSVLVGVTLEVLQTKLERIVQQPRVIRSMPNTPMMVGEGITVYCSKGTTANDEILVNALFSHVGISESIPETLMNAVGGLSGSGPAYAYLITEALSDGAVRMGVPRPMATKFAAQVLVGAGKMILETGRHPGQLKDEVCSPAGTTIRGIHALEQGGIRGSLMNAIEAAVTRSDELSSVPKLVEFVKRYFDMMSSSLILRKVCCSCCSHALRYENANFINLSRKFSSKSTVGCIGFIGGGNIARAIGNGILKSKLVEPPSIYVAEPYEPMQKPWLDLGTKVTNENGKVVENCDIIFLSVKTTALNAAATGIKNTLSVPVRDKLFISVLAGIPLSVLKKVILPVVPEARIIRSTLNMPLLIGEGCAVFSGDSSVTEEDIASVKTIMSGLGMCNFIPELQLNAASGLVGCGPAYMYIMIEALADGAVKMGVPRDLAIKFAAQTMYGSAKMVLETGKHPGELKDQVCSPGGTSIRGLHAMEKSGVRAALMDAIEEAVKRSEEITNK, from the exons ATGGCAGAAGTATCTCAAGATTTGACGTCCCTTAGAGTTGGGTTTATCGGTGGTGGAAATATGGCTAGTGCCATTGGTGCTGGTCTCATAAGAAGAG GCGTATTAAAAGCTGATAACGTCTGGGTATCTGGGAGAACGACCAGAACGCTTGGTTTCTGGAGCGATCTAGGGGCTCATGCAACACTGAAAAATGGAGAGGTTGTGGAAAATACTGATGTCATATTTCTCGCAATGAAACCACAAATGCTGGATGATGCTTTAGCTGGTATTGCTAAAACTATAACTAAATGCCCTCCAAGCAAATTGTATGTGTCCGTACTTGTTGGCGTGACTCTTGAGGTTCTTCAGACA AAATTAGAACGCATTGTGCAGCAACCGAGAGTTATTAGATCAATGCCGAATACACCTATGATGGTCGGGGAGGGTATCACTG tctACTGTTCTAAAGGAACAACTGCTAACGACGAAATTTTGGTAAATGCATTATTTTCACATGTGGGAATCAGCGAGAGCATACCAGAAACTCTAATGAATGCTGTTGGTGGACTGTCAGGTTCTGGTCCTGCCTAT GCGTATTTGATAACCGAAGCTCTTTCCGATGGCGCTGTAAGAATGGGTGTCCCACGTCCGATGGCCACAAAATTTGCTGCTCAAGTTTTAGTAGGAGCCGGTAAAATGATATTAGAAACAGGACGGCATCCAGGCCAGTTGAAAGATGAAGTTTGCTCTCCAGCTGGCACAACAATTAGAGGAATTCATGCTCTAGAACAAGGTGGCATCAG GGGATCGTTAATGAACGCGATTGAAGCAGCAGTAACTAGATCAGATGAGTTGTCTTCCGTGCCTAA attGGTTGAATTTGTCAAACGCTATTTCGACATGATGTCATCAAGTTTAATTTTGAGGAAGGTGTGTTGTTCTTGTTGCAGTCATGCCCTGAGATATGAAAACG caaattTCATTAATCTATCGCGCAAATTCTCATCAAAGAGCACAGTAGGGTGTATCGGATTTATAGGCGGGGGAAATATTGCTAGAGCTATCGGCAATGGGATATTAAAAAGTA aGCTTGTCGAACCACCCAGCATATATGTAGCAGAACCTTACGAACCGATGCAAAAACCATGGCTGGATTTGGGGACAAAAGTAACTAACGAAAATGGAAAAGTTGTGGAAAATTGTGATATCATATTTCTGTCCGTGAAAACAACCGCTTTAAATGCAGCAGCCACTGGCATAAAGAATACTTTGTCAGTACCAGTGCGAgacaaattattcatttccGTTCTGGCTGGGATACCTTTGTCAGTTTTAAAAAAG GTGATCCTGCCTGTCGTACCTGAGGCCAGAATAATACGGTCGACTTTGAATATGCCTTTGTTAATTGGAGAGGGTTGCGCAG TATTCAGTGGAGACAGTAGCGTGACGGAGGAAGATATAGCCTCTGTAAAGACCATAATGTCCGGGCTTGGAATGTGTAACTTCATACCTGAATTGCAGCTCAATGCAGCTAGCGGCCTCGTGGGATGCGGTCCTGCCTAT ATGTACATTATGATCGAGGCATTAGCTGATGGTGCAGTAAAAATGGGTGTGCCACGAGATTTAGCGATTAAATTTGCCGCACAGACTATGTACGGATCTGCAAAAATGGTACTTGAAACTGGGAAGCATCCAGGTGAATTAAAAGATCAAGTCTGTTCTCCTGGTGGTACATCTATTCGTGGCCTGCATGCCATGGAAAAGTCAGGCGTTAG agCCGCGCTTATGGATGCAATTGAAGAAGCAGTTAAGAGATCGGAAGAAATTACTAATAAATAA